GGCGAAGTCCGCGACCATGTCGGCGAGGATGTTCCGCACGCCGGCCATCACGTCGTCGGTGTTCAACAGCCACTTGTCCGGGTCCACCAACCCCTGAACGACCTCGTCCAGCTTGTCGACGGCCGGGTCGCGGTTGAAGACCGCCTCGGCGAGCGGCCCCAGGCCCTTTTCGCGGGCCTCGGTCGCGAGCGACTTCTTCTTGGGCTTGAACGGCAGGTACAGGTCCTCGAGGCGCTTGGGGGCCTCGGCCGCGAGAATGGCCTGGGTGAGGGCGTCGTTCAGTTTCCCCTGGAATGCGATGCTCTTGAGGATCGTGCGCTTGCGGTCGGTGAGCGCTCGCAGATTCGTGACGCGGTCCTGGATGCGCCGGATGACGTCTTCGTTCAGCCCGCCGGTGCGCTCCTTGCGGTAGCGCGTGATGAACGGAACCGTGTTCTCGTCGTCGAGCAGTTGAACGACGGCCTCGACCTGTGCCTTGCGGATCTGTAGATCCTGCGCGATGCGCGAGAGGTCGTGCGGCTGCGGCGCCGGCGGCACGTCCGGCACCGGCTGAGCGGGCAGGGCCGGCTCGCGGTGCGCGGGCGGCGGGGCCGCTTCCGCGGGTGCCGCGCCCTCGGCCGTCGGCTCCGCGGACGTGGCACTTTCCACCGCCGGTGCGGTAGAGCTTTCGGCCGGCGCGACCGATTCGGTCTCGGTCGGTGCTGCGTCGGGCGCGGGAACGGTGGAGTCGGTGGGCACGTTGGTCGTCGGGTCGGACGGGGTCATGTTGCGAGCGTCCTGGGGACAGCGGGGCGGCTCCGGCAGCCGGAGTCGAGACGGTCCAGTGGCCGTGTGGGTTCGCGCGACCGGCCGGGCGCGCCTGAAGAGGCGTTCAGATGGTCATGATTACGGGCCGATTCGGGGCGCGTCAAGGAACGAATCGCCACGAAAAGCCGCGATAACGTGAAGACCGCGCCCGGTGTCACCCGCTCCGGTGAGCGTCAGACGGTCCCGAGCAGCTCCGCGAGGACGTTCGTTCGGGGGTAACTGTGCCCGAGATGCTGGCGGAAGCCCTCGGCGAAGGCGACGCCCGCGTGCGCGCCCTGGGCCGCGCCCCACTCGCGCATCGAGTCCACCAGGTTGTCGACCCCGTGGTGCGTCCGGAGCCAGGCGCGCTGGCTCTCGTGGCACTCTAGCATCCGCGCCTTGTCCCCGATCACCGCGCTGATGTCGACCCGGAACCCCGGGACGATCGGGCGCCCGAAGGCGTCGCTCCCCTCGAGCGGGTCGCAGTAGTACAGGTGCGGGATGTGTGCGATCGGCGGGTGCAAGTGCCGCCCGTGTAAGAAGTTCGGAATAGGAGCCGCGAACGTCGCGGCGCGCACGATTTTGCTCGTTTGCTCGTGGTCGAGGTGGTAGTCGTCCGGGCTGTGCGTGAGCACCACTTGCGCCGCGACCGCGTTAATGAGGCGCGTCACTTTTTCGAGCGCGCTCTCGGTGTAGATCACACGCAAGTCGCGCTCTTCGAGGCAGTGGTAGGTCGCGCCGATGGTCTCGGCCGCGGCGCGACCCTCCGCGCGCCGGATGCGGGCGATCTCCTCCGGGCCGTGCTCCGCGGACCCACAGTCGCCGGGCGTCATCGTCGCGACGTGAATCGTCCAGCCGTGTTCTTTCTTCAACCGGAC
This region of Gemmata massiliana genomic DNA includes:
- a CDS encoding PIG-L deacetylase family protein: MNRTALAVLAHPDDAEFLCAGTLVRLKKEHGWTIHVATMTPGDCGSAEHGPEEIARIRRAEGRAAAETIGATYHCLEERDLRVIYTESALEKVTRLINAVAAQVVLTHSPDDYHLDHEQTSKIVRAATFAAPIPNFLHGRHLHPPIAHIPHLYYCDPLEGSDAFGRPIVPGFRVDISAVIGDKARMLECHESQRAWLRTHHGVDNLVDSMREWGAAQGAHAGVAFAEGFRQHLGHSYPRTNVLAELLGTV